One Rhododendron vialii isolate Sample 1 chromosome 2a, ASM3025357v1 genomic region harbors:
- the LOC131315892 gene encoding uncharacterized membrane protein At1g16860-like, whose translation MGSRIPSHQLSNGLYVSGRPNHHHLKHPLPTLPPRSAVPYTGSDAKNSGELAKMFDISSSTLDHQNPPPLKLSRSSTSSSSQPNSGSFRSGPHSGPKKTSGPIMTQLQPTGLITSGRLGSSASSRSEPAAGSGKKPVYGPAVTNLNGEVRLGFKVSKAVMWVVFVAAVMVVVVGAFLMVAVERKEEVAVAAGGVLAVVVAVGVWNCAWKEKGLVGFLRRYPDDELRGAVDGQYVKVTGVVTCGSIPLESSFQKVPRCVYVSTKLYEYRGWRGKSAKPKHRFFSWGCRHVEKYVADFYVSDFQSGFRAQVKTGYGARVAPFVKPSTTVDITKENRELSPSFLRWLTDRSLSSDDRIMRLEEGYIKEGSTVTVMGVVRRHDNVLMIVPPAEPVSTGCQWARCLLPTYIEGLILTCDESQTADVIPV comes from the exons ATGGGGTCTCGAATCCCATCCCACCAACTCAGCAACGGCCTCTACGTCTCCGGCCgccccaaccaccaccacctcaaaCACCCCCTCCCCACCTTGCCGCCGCGCTCCGCCGTCCCCTACACCGGCAGCGACGCCAAGAACTCCGGTGAACTCGCCAAAATGTTCGACATATCCTCCTCCACCCTCGACCACCAAAACCCACCTCCCTTAAAACTCTCTCGCTCCTCCACGTCATCCTCCTCCCAGCCCAACAGCGGCTCCTTCCGGTCCGGCCCACACTCCGGCCCAAAGAAAACCTCCGGGCCCATCATGACCCAGCTCCAGCCCACCGGCCTGATCACCTCCGGCCGACTCGGCTCCTCAGCTAGCAGCCGGTCCGAGCCGGCGGCCGGGTCGGGCAAGAAGCCGGTTTACGGGCCGGCGGTGACAAACCTAAACGGGGAAGTGAGGTTGGGGTTCAAGGTGTCGAAGGCGGTAATGTGGGTGGTTTTTGTTGCGGCGGtgatggtggttgtggtgggGGCGTTTTtgatggtggcggtggagagGAAGGAGGAGGTGGCGGTCGCCGCGGGAGGGGTtttggcggtggtggtggcggtgggggTGTGGAATTGTGCGTGGAAGGAGAAGGGGTTGGTGGGGTTCTTGAGGAGGTATCCTGATGATGAGCTTAGAGGTGCTGTTGATGGGCAGTATGTGAAGGTTACTGGG GTTGTTACTTGTGGAAGTATTCCTCTTGAATCGTCCTTCCAAAAGGTACCCAGATGCGTATATGTTTCCACAAAATTGTACGAGTATAGAGGGTGGAGAGGAAAATCTGCAAAACCTAAACACCGTTTCTTCTCATGGGGTTGTAGACATGTAGAG AAATATGTGGCTGATTTTTACGTATCAGACTTCCAATCTGGATTTAGAGCTCAAGTAAAAACAGGCTATGGAGCTAGGGTTGCACCGTTTGTCAAACCATCAACAACAGTTGATATTACAAAGGAAAATCGAGAGTTGTCTCCGAGCTTTCTACGATGGCTTACTGACCGCAGCCTGTCAAGTGATGACCGTATAATGCGCCTCGAAGAAGG GTATATCAAGGAAGGAAGCACAGTGACTGTAATGGGGGTTGTCAGACGCCACGATAATGTTCTCATGATCGTTCCGCCAGCAGAGCCTGTTTCAACAGGCTGTCAGTGGGCCCGCTGTCTCCTCCCGACATATATCGAAGGGCTTATTTTGACATGTGACGAAAGTCAAACTGCCGATGTGATTCCCGTGTGA
- the LOC131315893 gene encoding tropinone reductase-like 3 isoform X2, with product MEKFGKRFQGKVAIVTASTQGIGFSFAERLGSEGASVVVSSRRQNNVDEAVEKLRARGIEVLGVVCHVSNAQQRKNLIETTVQKYGKIDVIVSNAAVNPSVDAILETKEALLDKLWEINVKAAILLLQDATPNLQKGSSVIFISSVAGYQPLAMYGVTKTALLGLKVLAAEMAPGTRVNCVAPGSVPTCFADFLTTNDEARMAIEEKIILNRLGTTEDMAAAATFLASDDASYITGETLVIATLKPASV from the exons ATGGAGAAATTTGGCAAGAGATTTCAAGGGAAGGTGGCGATTGTTACGGCTTCGACTCAGGGCATCGGCTTCAGCTTCGCCGAGCGGCTCGGCTCGGAAGGCGCCTCCGTCGTTGTCTCATCTCGTCGACAG AATAATGTAGATGAGGCAGTGGAGAAGCTTAGAGCAAGAGGAATTGAAGTTTTGGGAGTGGTTTGTCACGTGTCCAATGCTCAACAAAGGAAGAATCTCATAGAAACAACTGTCCAG AAATATGGAAAAATAGACGTGATTGTCTCAAATGCTGCTGTCAATCCGTCTGTTGATGCCATATTGGAAACCAAAGAAGCTCTCCTCGACAAGCTATGGGAAATTAACGTTAAAGCTGCTATACTTCTTCTACAA GATGCAACTCCTAACTTGCAGAAGGGTTCATcagttatttttatttcttctgtTGCTGGCTACCAGCCCCTGGCCATGTATGGGGTTACCAAAACTGCTCTTCTTGGTCTCAAG GTCCTTGCAGCTGAAATGGCTCCTGGTACACGCGTAAACTGTGTTGCTCCCGGTTCTGTCCCCACTTGCTTCGCTGATTTCCTCACAACTAATGATGAAGCC AGGATGGCCATTGAAGAGAAGATAATACTGAACAGGCTTGGAACAACAGAAGACATGGCTGCAGCTGCTACATTTCTGGCTTCAGACGATGCGTCTTACATAACTGGAGAAACCTTAGTCATTGCCA CCTTAAAACCGGCATCAGTCTGA
- the LOC131315893 gene encoding tropinone reductase-like 3 isoform X1, whose product MEKFGKRFQGKVAIVTASTQGIGFSFAERLGSEGASVVVSSRRQNNVDEAVEKLRARGIEVLGVVCHVSNAQQRKNLIETTVQKYGKIDVIVSNAAVNPSVDAILETKEALLDKLWEINVKAAILLLQDATPNLQKGSSVIFISSVAGYQPLAMYGVTKTALLGLKVLAAEMAPGTRVNCVAPGSVPTCFADFLTTNDEARMAIEEKIILNRLGTTEDMAAAATFLASDDASYITGETLVIASGAPSRLSFLFFCTIM is encoded by the exons ATGGAGAAATTTGGCAAGAGATTTCAAGGGAAGGTGGCGATTGTTACGGCTTCGACTCAGGGCATCGGCTTCAGCTTCGCCGAGCGGCTCGGCTCGGAAGGCGCCTCCGTCGTTGTCTCATCTCGTCGACAG AATAATGTAGATGAGGCAGTGGAGAAGCTTAGAGCAAGAGGAATTGAAGTTTTGGGAGTGGTTTGTCACGTGTCCAATGCTCAACAAAGGAAGAATCTCATAGAAACAACTGTCCAG AAATATGGAAAAATAGACGTGATTGTCTCAAATGCTGCTGTCAATCCGTCTGTTGATGCCATATTGGAAACCAAAGAAGCTCTCCTCGACAAGCTATGGGAAATTAACGTTAAAGCTGCTATACTTCTTCTACAA GATGCAACTCCTAACTTGCAGAAGGGTTCATcagttatttttatttcttctgtTGCTGGCTACCAGCCCCTGGCCATGTATGGGGTTACCAAAACTGCTCTTCTTGGTCTCAAG GTCCTTGCAGCTGAAATGGCTCCTGGTACACGCGTAAACTGTGTTGCTCCCGGTTCTGTCCCCACTTGCTTCGCTGATTTCCTCACAACTAATGATGAAGCC AGGATGGCCATTGAAGAGAAGATAATACTGAACAGGCTTGGAACAACAGAAGACATGGCTGCAGCTGCTACATTTCTGGCTTCAGACGATGCGTCTTACATAACTGGAGAAACCTTAGTCATTGCCAGTGGAGCTCCTTCTAGACTTTCGTTTCTGTTTTTCTGTACTATAATGTAA